Proteins from one Hemiscyllium ocellatum isolate sHemOce1 chromosome 30, sHemOce1.pat.X.cur, whole genome shotgun sequence genomic window:
- the LOC132829781 gene encoding transmembrane protein 200A-like codes for MTTTEDPATKSQERFRCQPDVPLPSKEPRAKSRPRDNKRPKGKINMRSPSGLFIILGLFIVMVGIAIAVVGYWPHKHNSRVSANHKGTNSSETQRARVRLQSQLGLKHEKLKLIGPLIMGFGLFIFICANTVLHENRDRETKLLAQRNIYSMAGQACNGENKEPKPMQLGPSPISTDTSFQYLEQCCASEKASRANLGQAEIWTNCRMSVKQKMTAQLLHHKRPSPSISLHSVQSDSCNSSERNLNVPLNCGIDSLVSTSVILPVIKLNNCIIDTPVTTTVIEGVELDRKMVMVSTEDISQLQSYGYIRSGSIHSADDAPRFVDMDYSLPEKSFSSRFIGKLLSQGIARKVYGSDMQLHTTCAYSKSFDLGKDARQLSEHQVEQKHRSWPRLDCSSIKKYLRLENREDSVDQLLEQIEREYATEEQNIQELSTPKE; via the coding sequence ATGACAACCACAGAAGATCCAGCTACAAAGAGCCAGGAAAGGTTTCGTTGCCAACCAGATGTTCCTTTACCTTCTAAAGAACCCCGGGCAAAATCTAGACCCAGAGACAATAAAAGACCTAAAGGAAAAATTAACATGCGTTCTCCTTCTGGGCTTTTCATTATCTTAGGGCTCTTTATCGTCATGGTGGGGATCGCTATAGCAGTTGTCGGCTACTGGCCACATAAGCATAATTCTCGAGTGTCAGCGAATCACAAAGGTACAAACTCTAGTGAGACCCAACGTGCAAGAGTAAGGCTTCAGTCTCAACTTGGGCTAAAGCATGAGAAGCTGAAGTTGATTGGCCCACTGATTATGGGATTTGGGTTGTTCATATTCATCTGTGCAAACACAGTACTACATGAAAACCGAGACAGAGAAACCAAACTTTTAGCACAAAGGAATATTTATTCTATGGCTGGCCAAGCTTGCAATGGAGAGAATAAAGAGCCAAAACCGATGCAACTAGGTCCCAGTCCTATCTCCACAGACACCAGTTTTCAGTATTTGGAACAGTGCTGTGCTAGTGAAAAAGCCAGCAGGGCAAACCTAGGTCAAGCAGAGATATGGACCAATTGTCGCATGTCTGTTAAACAGAAGATGACTGCCCAACTGCTGCATCATAAAAGGCCTTCTCCTTCTATCTCTCTTCATAGTGTCCAGTCAGACTCCTGCAACTCCAGTGAAAGAAACCTCAATGTTCCCTTGAACTGCGGCATTGACTCCCTGGTTTCCACATCTGTAATATTACCAGTTATTAAACTGAACAATTGCATCATTGATACTCCTGTTACTACTACAGTGATAGAAGGTGTTGAATTAGACCGGAAAATGGTCATGGTTTCCACTGAAGACATAAGCCAGCTGCAGAGTTATGGTTACATTCGGTCCGGTAGTATCCACAGTGCTGATGATGCTCCCCGGTTTGTGGACATGGACTATTCCTTGCCTGAAAAGTCATTCTCCAGCAGGTTCATTGGAAAATTGTTGTCTCAAGGCATCGCCAGGAAAGTGTATGGTTCAGACATGCAGCTACACACAACGTGTGCTTACTCCAAATCATTTGACCTTGGGAAGGATGCGAGGCAGCTCAGTGAGCACCAAGTTGAGCAAAAACACAGGAGTTGGCCACGTTTAGATTGCAGTTCTATTAAAAAGTATCTGAGACTGGAAAACCGAGAAGACTCTGTGGACCAGTTACTTGAACAGATTGAGCGTGAGTATGCCACTGAGGAACAAAACATTCAGGAACTCAGCACcccaaaggaatga